The genome window TATTTGATTATCCTGTTGTTTAACCCGCGATTGTTTAACAGGAAATCTTTAAACAACTCTACTGCCTGTTCTTTTGGCCGGTCGGCTTTTATAACGGTAGTTTTACTGAATATAAATTGCCCCGGCGATTTGATCAGCGATACAGGTGCCGGCACAATACCTAGATAAGGGTCTTCCTGGGCGTTAGCAGTATTTAACTGCAAGACTACAAAAAGCGTAAAAAGAGCGGTGGAAATAAACTTCATGTTTTTGTTTTTAGGCAGATATATCCAATGGCCAGGCTTGTAGCCGGAAAATTTTTAAATGAAAATAATATAACAATTTGACTGCAACTTGTTTTGAGCTAACTGTAATCACATTATTACAAAAAGGGTAAAGCAGGCAGACAAAAACATTACACAGTCTGTCAACTTTATTATTTTACTGTTTCTTACCCATTTGATAATGATTAACTTTGCGCTCCAACAAATTACAAGCTTATGCAATATGATGTTATCGTTATCGGTTCGGGCCCAGGTGGCTACGTTGCCGCTATACGTTGTGCCCAGCTGGGTTTAAAAACTGCAATAATTGAAAAATATAATACTTTAGGGGGCACCTGCCTTAACGTGGGCTGTATCCCTTCAAAAGCGCTGCTTGATTCGTCTGAGCATTACCATAATGCTGCGCATGCATTTGCAACCCATGGCATTCAGCTGGATAACCTGAAGGTTGATTTTGGGCAGATGATAAAACGTAAGGAAGAAGTGGTTGCTGCTAATACCAGCGGCATTGCTTACCTGATGAAGAAGAATAAGATTGACGTGCACACAGGGACAGGATCATTTAAAGATAAAAATACCATTGTAGTAACCAAGGCTGACGGCACCGCTGCGGAGATCACCGGAAAAAACGTGATCATTGCTACCGGTTCAAAACCATCTGCCTTGCCATTTATTAAAGCAGATAAAAAGCGCATCATAACATCTACTGAAGCTTTGACGCTAAAAGAGATCCCCAAGCACCTGGTGCTGATTGGCGGCGGTGTTATTGGCCTTGAACTTGGATCGGTATATGCCCGTTTAGGTTCAAAGGTCTCAGTAATCGAGTTTATGGATGGTATTATCCCAACCATGGATAAAGGCTTGGGTCGCGAATTGCAAAAGGTACTTCAAAAGCTGGGCATGGAATTTTATCTTGGCCATAAAGTAACAGGAGCAACCGTAAAGGGTAAAGAAGTTACCGTAACATTTGACGACCCTAAAGGAGAGAAAAAAGAACTGAAAGGCGATTATTGCCTGCTGGCTGTTGGGCGTATTGCTTACACCGATGGGTTAGGGCTGGAAAAAATTGGCTTAACCGTTGAAGAACGCGGGCGTAAAATTACAGTTGATGAGCACCTGGAAACCAGTGTAAAAGGCGTTTATGCTATAGGCGATGTTATAAGAGGCGCCATGCTGGCCCACAAAGCCGAGGACGAAGGAACGCTTGTTGCCGAAATCATCGCCGGGCAAAAACCGCATATTGATTACAACCTGATCCCCGGTGTGGTTTATACCTGGCCGGAAGTTGCGGCCGTTGGCCAAACCGAGGAGCAGTTAAAAACGGCTGGCATAAAATACAAAACAGGTTCGTTCCCATTCAAAGCCAGTGGCCGGGCACGTGCCAGCGGCGATCTGGATGGTTTTGTAAAAGTGCTGGCAGATGCCACTACCGATGAAATACTGGGTGTACACATGATTGGGCCGCGCGCCGCTGATATGATTGCCGAAGCGGTTGTTGCAATGGAATACCGTGCATCTGCCGAAGATATTTCACGGATGAGCCACGCACACCCAACTTATACTGAAGCCATGCGCGAAGCTTGCCTGGCTGCTACTGAAAACAGGGCAATACATATCTAGATTGAAATTCCAGATCTAAACATTGGTTTGAGTAATACATAAAGAGGTGAAGGCAGATGGTGTCTTCACCTCTTTTATTAGGTGGGATCTAAAATGATTCGGGTATCCCCTGCCTGGAGAAAACATTGTGCTTACGTTATAAGACAAGAAAGTTATATGCATAACAGCTATGTTTCGGCACGTCTCATAGCTGTTGTATCCGTTCAACAAGTCGTTAACCGAAGTAACAGAGTAGTATCAAAGATGAAGCTTTTGATACGAAAGTTGGCTTTATTATAAACCTTTAGGCTTATAGCAATTCCGGCTTAATTTTTTCAGTGAACTCCTTTGCAAACTTGTAAAGTTTGGGTTGTATCACGGCTGCACAATAAGGATTGCCCGGATTATTGGTGAAATAATTTTGATGGTAATCTTCAGCTTTATAAAACTCGCTCGCCGGCGTAACTTCTGTTACAATAGGCTGGTCAAAAACTTTTTCATCGGTCAATCTTTTTATCAGATCCAAAGCGTGTTGCTTTTGTTGGTCGTTGTGATAAAATATGGCCGAGCGGTATTGTGTGCCGACATCATTGCCCTGCCTGTTTAACGTGGTTGGATTATGCGTCTTAAAAAACACCAACAGTAATTCATCAAATGATAAAATATCGGCATCGTATTCCAGCTGAATAACTTCTGCATACCCGGTATCGCCCTGGCAGACCTCTTTATAAGTAGGGTTTTTAGTATGCCCGCCCATATAACCCGAAGTAAGGCTTTTTATGCCTTTAAGGGTCTCAAAAATA of Mucilaginibacter xinganensis contains these proteins:
- the lpdA gene encoding dihydrolipoyl dehydrogenase encodes the protein MQYDVIVIGSGPGGYVAAIRCAQLGLKTAIIEKYNTLGGTCLNVGCIPSKALLDSSEHYHNAAHAFATHGIQLDNLKVDFGQMIKRKEEVVAANTSGIAYLMKKNKIDVHTGTGSFKDKNTIVVTKADGTAAEITGKNVIIATGSKPSALPFIKADKKRIITSTEALTLKEIPKHLVLIGGGVIGLELGSVYARLGSKVSVIEFMDGIIPTMDKGLGRELQKVLQKLGMEFYLGHKVTGATVKGKEVTVTFDDPKGEKKELKGDYCLLAVGRIAYTDGLGLEKIGLTVEERGRKITVDEHLETSVKGVYAIGDVIRGAMLAHKAEDEGTLVAEIIAGQKPHIDYNLIPGVVYTWPEVAAVGQTEEQLKTAGIKYKTGSFPFKASGRARASGDLDGFVKVLADATTDEILGVHMIGPRAADMIAEAVVAMEYRASAEDISRMSHAHPTYTEAMREACLAATENRAIHI
- the msrA gene encoding peptide-methionine (S)-S-oxide reductase MsrA → MKIEKITLGNGCFWCTEAIFETLKGIKSLTSGYMGGHTKNPTYKEVCQGDTGYAEVIQLEYDADILSFDELLLVFFKTHNPTTLNRQGNDVGTQYRSAIFYHNDQQKQHALDLIKRLTDEKVFDQPIVTEVTPASEFYKAEDYHQNYFTNNPGNPYCAAVIQPKLYKFAKEFTEKIKPELL